Proteins encoded by one window of Tamandua tetradactyla isolate mTamTet1 chromosome 24, mTamTet1.pri, whole genome shotgun sequence:
- the LOC143668150 gene encoding uncharacterized protein LOC143668150 isoform X7 produces the protein MRRKEVATGPVLAAHLVARVPESPLVSASPSPRKKRPHSSSISATARFEVQRTLKSSRGTLGTEVRSSVPATVTSFAGGGRTGSEAPAVFSNSNCGRGVWERKSALPLVHKCTSPAGNSSAGRDGVPVLGTRQGLRRRLWERWARAWWTVTATSPPSSLTRIWMMCWRKPRRPMLWLLWQLLNIRENLKRLCNSQKGFGYRFAHY, from the exons ATGAGAAGGAAAGAGGTGGCAACTGGGCCCGTACTCGCTGCGCATCTCGTAGCGCGGGTTCCCGAATCTCCTCTGGTCAGCGCGTCCCCGAGCCCTCGCAAGAAGCGGCCGCACAGCTCTAGCATTTCCGCCACAGCCCGCTTCGAGGTGCAGCGCACCCTTAAGTCCTCTCGGGGCACACTGGGGACCGAGGTCAGGTCGTCTGTACCGGCCACTGTCACCTCGTTCGCCGGAGGGGGGAGGACCGGCTCCGAAGCCCCCGCCGTTTTTTCCAATTCGAACTGTGGGCGGGGAGTCTGGGAGCGGAAGAGCGCGTTGCCGCTGGTGCACAAATGCACGAGTCCGGCCGGAAACTCAAGCGCAGGCCGCGACGGCGTTCCGGTCCTAGGGACGCGTCAGGGCCTTCGGCGGCGGCTATGGGAGCGGTGGGCGCGGGCCTGGTGGACTGTCACTGCCACGTCTCCACCCTCGAGTTTGACCAG GATCTGGATGATGTGTTGGAGAAAGCCAAGAAG GCCAATGTTATGGCTCTTGTGGCAGTTGCTGAACATTCGGGagaatttgaaaagattatgcaaCTCTCAGAAAG GATTTGGATATCGCTTTGCCCATTATTGA
- the LOC143668150 gene encoding putative deoxyribonuclease TATDN3 isoform X10: MHESGRKLKRRPRRRSGPRDASGPSAAAMGAVGAGLVDCHCHVSTLEFDQDLDDVLEKAKKANVMALVAVAEHSGEFEKIMQLSERIWISLCPLLSIIRISCWQFKRLG, translated from the exons ATGCACGAGTCCGGCCGGAAACTCAAGCGCAGGCCGCGACGGCGTTCCGGTCCTAGGGACGCGTCAGGGCCTTCGGCGGCGGCTATGGGAGCGGTGGGCGCGGGCCTGGTGGACTGTCACTGCCACGTCTCCACCCTCGAGTTTGACCAG GATCTGGATGATGTGTTGGAGAAAGCCAAGAAG GCCAATGTTATGGCTCTTGTGGCAGTTGCTGAACATTCGGGagaatttgaaaagattatgcaaCTCTCAGAAAG GATTTGGATATCGCTTTGCCCATTATTGAGCATTATAAGGATCAGTTGTTGGCAATTTAAGAG GTTGGGCTAG
- the LOC143668150 gene encoding uncharacterized protein LOC143668150 isoform X8 translates to MRRKEVATGPVLAAHLVARVPESPLVSASPSPRKKRPHSSSISATARFEVQRTLKSSRGTLGTEVRSSVPATVTSFAGGGRTGSEAPAVFSNSNCGRGVWERKSALPLVHKCTSPAGNSSAGRDGVPVLGTRQGLRRRLWERWARAWWTVTATSPPSSLTRPMLWLLWQLLNIRENLKRLCNSQKGFGYRFAHY, encoded by the exons ATGAGAAGGAAAGAGGTGGCAACTGGGCCCGTACTCGCTGCGCATCTCGTAGCGCGGGTTCCCGAATCTCCTCTGGTCAGCGCGTCCCCGAGCCCTCGCAAGAAGCGGCCGCACAGCTCTAGCATTTCCGCCACAGCCCGCTTCGAGGTGCAGCGCACCCTTAAGTCCTCTCGGGGCACACTGGGGACCGAGGTCAGGTCGTCTGTACCGGCCACTGTCACCTCGTTCGCCGGAGGGGGGAGGACCGGCTCCGAAGCCCCCGCCGTTTTTTCCAATTCGAACTGTGGGCGGGGAGTCTGGGAGCGGAAGAGCGCGTTGCCGCTGGTGCACAAATGCACGAGTCCGGCCGGAAACTCAAGCGCAGGCCGCGACGGCGTTCCGGTCCTAGGGACGCGTCAGGGCCTTCGGCGGCGGCTATGGGAGCGGTGGGCGCGGGCCTGGTGGACTGTCACTGCCACGTCTCCACCCTCGAGTTTGACCAG GCCAATGTTATGGCTCTTGTGGCAGTTGCTGAACATTCGGGagaatttgaaaagattatgcaaCTCTCAGAAAG GATTTGGATATCGCTTTGCCCATTATTGA
- the LOC143668150 gene encoding uncharacterized protein LOC143668150 isoform X6 — MRRKEVATGPVLAAHLVARVPESPLVSASPSPRKKRPHSSSISATARFEVQRTLKSSRGTLGTEVRSSVPATVTSFAGGGRTGSEAPAVFSNSNCGRGVWERKSALPLVHKCTSPAGNSSAGRDGVPVLGTRQGLRRRLWERWARAWWTVTATSPPSSLTRIWMMCWRKPRRPMLWLLWQLLNIRENLKRLCNSQKETSMPHKLSYLNHSQAYHAVGLITISVSWYSGFVLPCLGVHPVQGLSPEDQRSVTFEVDTPF; from the exons ATGAGAAGGAAAGAGGTGGCAACTGGGCCCGTACTCGCTGCGCATCTCGTAGCGCGGGTTCCCGAATCTCCTCTGGTCAGCGCGTCCCCGAGCCCTCGCAAGAAGCGGCCGCACAGCTCTAGCATTTCCGCCACAGCCCGCTTCGAGGTGCAGCGCACCCTTAAGTCCTCTCGGGGCACACTGGGGACCGAGGTCAGGTCGTCTGTACCGGCCACTGTCACCTCGTTCGCCGGAGGGGGGAGGACCGGCTCCGAAGCCCCCGCCGTTTTTTCCAATTCGAACTGTGGGCGGGGAGTCTGGGAGCGGAAGAGCGCGTTGCCGCTGGTGCACAAATGCACGAGTCCGGCCGGAAACTCAAGCGCAGGCCGCGACGGCGTTCCGGTCCTAGGGACGCGTCAGGGCCTTCGGCGGCGGCTATGGGAGCGGTGGGCGCGGGCCTGGTGGACTGTCACTGCCACGTCTCCACCCTCGAGTTTGACCAG GATCTGGATGATGTGTTGGAGAAAGCCAAGAAG GCCAATGTTATGGCTCTTGTGGCAGTTGCTGAACATTCGGGagaatttgaaaagattatgcaaCTCTCAGAAAG aaacatctatGCCACATAAACTTTCCTATTTGAACCACTCTCAAGCATACCAtgcagtgggattaatcacaatCTCAGTGTCATG GTACAGTGGCTTTGTCTTGCCATGCTTAGGTGTTCACCCAGTTCAAGGGCTCTCACCAGAAGATCAAAGAAGTGTCACATTCGAG GTTGATACCCCATTTTGA
- the LOC143668150 gene encoding uncharacterized protein LOC143668150 isoform X1 — protein MRRKEVATGPVLAAHLVARVPESPLVSASPSPRKKRPHSSSISATARFEVQRTLKSSRGTLGTEVRSSVPATVTSFAGGGRTGSEAPAVFSNSNCGRGVWERKSALPLVHKCTSPAGNSSAGRDGVPVLGTRQGLRRRLWERWARAWWTVTATSPPSSLTRIWMMCWRKPRRPMLWLLWQLLNIRENLKRLCNSQKETSMPHKLSYLNHSQAYHAVGLITISVSWYSGFVLPCLGVHPVQGLSPEDQRSVTFEVGLDFSPRFASTDEQKEEQRKVLIRRVQLAKRLNLPLNVHSRSASFVSKVFRLLKEICLMFKYDSSSPQFDRAGSALI, from the exons ATGAGAAGGAAAGAGGTGGCAACTGGGCCCGTACTCGCTGCGCATCTCGTAGCGCGGGTTCCCGAATCTCCTCTGGTCAGCGCGTCCCCGAGCCCTCGCAAGAAGCGGCCGCACAGCTCTAGCATTTCCGCCACAGCCCGCTTCGAGGTGCAGCGCACCCTTAAGTCCTCTCGGGGCACACTGGGGACCGAGGTCAGGTCGTCTGTACCGGCCACTGTCACCTCGTTCGCCGGAGGGGGGAGGACCGGCTCCGAAGCCCCCGCCGTTTTTTCCAATTCGAACTGTGGGCGGGGAGTCTGGGAGCGGAAGAGCGCGTTGCCGCTGGTGCACAAATGCACGAGTCCGGCCGGAAACTCAAGCGCAGGCCGCGACGGCGTTCCGGTCCTAGGGACGCGTCAGGGCCTTCGGCGGCGGCTATGGGAGCGGTGGGCGCGGGCCTGGTGGACTGTCACTGCCACGTCTCCACCCTCGAGTTTGACCAG GATCTGGATGATGTGTTGGAGAAAGCCAAGAAG GCCAATGTTATGGCTCTTGTGGCAGTTGCTGAACATTCGGGagaatttgaaaagattatgcaaCTCTCAGAAAG aaacatctatGCCACATAAACTTTCCTATTTGAACCACTCTCAAGCATACCAtgcagtgggattaatcacaatCTCAGTGTCATG GTACAGTGGCTTTGTCTTGCCATGCTTAGGTGTTCACCCAGTTCAAGGGCTCTCACCAGAAGATCAAAGAAGTGTCACATTCGAG GTTGGGCTAGATTTCTCCCCCAGATTTGCCAGCactgatgaacagaaggaagAGCAAAGAAAAGTGCTAATCAGACGGGTCCAATTAGCCAAAAGACTAAATTTGCCTTT aaatgttcACTCACGCTCAGCCTCCTTTGTGAGCAAGGTATTCAGGTTATTGAAAGAAATATGCCTTATGTTTAAGTATGATAGTTCTAGTCCACAGTTTGATAGAGCAGGCAGTGCTTTAATTTGA
- the LOC143668150 gene encoding uncharacterized protein LOC143668150 isoform X5: MRRKEVATGPVLAAHLVARVPESPLVSASPSPRKKRPHSSSISATARFEVQRTLKSSRGTLGTEVRSSVPATVTSFAGGGRTGSEAPAVFSNSNCGRGVWERKSALPLVHKCTSPAGNSSAGRDGVPVLGTRQGLRRRLWERWARAWWTVTATSPPSSLTRIWMMCWRKPRRPMLWLLWQLLNIRENLKRLCNSQKETSMPHKLSYLNHSQAYHAVGLITISVSWYSGFVLPCLGVHPVQGLSPEDQRSVTFEVPTRCCCMHLTVGHL, from the exons ATGAGAAGGAAAGAGGTGGCAACTGGGCCCGTACTCGCTGCGCATCTCGTAGCGCGGGTTCCCGAATCTCCTCTGGTCAGCGCGTCCCCGAGCCCTCGCAAGAAGCGGCCGCACAGCTCTAGCATTTCCGCCACAGCCCGCTTCGAGGTGCAGCGCACCCTTAAGTCCTCTCGGGGCACACTGGGGACCGAGGTCAGGTCGTCTGTACCGGCCACTGTCACCTCGTTCGCCGGAGGGGGGAGGACCGGCTCCGAAGCCCCCGCCGTTTTTTCCAATTCGAACTGTGGGCGGGGAGTCTGGGAGCGGAAGAGCGCGTTGCCGCTGGTGCACAAATGCACGAGTCCGGCCGGAAACTCAAGCGCAGGCCGCGACGGCGTTCCGGTCCTAGGGACGCGTCAGGGCCTTCGGCGGCGGCTATGGGAGCGGTGGGCGCGGGCCTGGTGGACTGTCACTGCCACGTCTCCACCCTCGAGTTTGACCAG GATCTGGATGATGTGTTGGAGAAAGCCAAGAAG GCCAATGTTATGGCTCTTGTGGCAGTTGCTGAACATTCGGGagaatttgaaaagattatgcaaCTCTCAGAAAG aaacatctatGCCACATAAACTTTCCTATTTGAACCACTCTCAAGCATACCAtgcagtgggattaatcacaatCTCAGTGTCATG GTACAGTGGCTTTGTCTTGCCATGCTTAGGTGTTCACCCAGTTCAAGGGCTCTCACCAGAAGATCAAAGAAGTGTCACATTCGAG gTGCCGACAAGGTGCTGTTGCATGCATTTGACGGTCGGCCATCTGTAG
- the LOC143668150 gene encoding uncharacterized protein LOC143668150 isoform X4: MRRKEVATGPVLAAHLVARVPESPLVSASPSPRKKRPHSSSISATARFEVQRTLKSSRGTLGTEVRSSVPATVTSFAGGGRTGSEAPAVFSNSNCGRGVWERKSALPLVHKCTSPAGNSSAGRDGVPVLGTRQGLRRRLWERWARAWWTVTATSPPSSLTRIWMMCWRKPRRPMLWLLWQLLNIRENLKRLCNSQKETSMPHKLSYLNHSQAYHAVGLITISVSWYSGFVLPCLGVHPVQGLSPEDQRSVTFEDLDIALPIIEHYKDQLLAI, translated from the exons ATGAGAAGGAAAGAGGTGGCAACTGGGCCCGTACTCGCTGCGCATCTCGTAGCGCGGGTTCCCGAATCTCCTCTGGTCAGCGCGTCCCCGAGCCCTCGCAAGAAGCGGCCGCACAGCTCTAGCATTTCCGCCACAGCCCGCTTCGAGGTGCAGCGCACCCTTAAGTCCTCTCGGGGCACACTGGGGACCGAGGTCAGGTCGTCTGTACCGGCCACTGTCACCTCGTTCGCCGGAGGGGGGAGGACCGGCTCCGAAGCCCCCGCCGTTTTTTCCAATTCGAACTGTGGGCGGGGAGTCTGGGAGCGGAAGAGCGCGTTGCCGCTGGTGCACAAATGCACGAGTCCGGCCGGAAACTCAAGCGCAGGCCGCGACGGCGTTCCGGTCCTAGGGACGCGTCAGGGCCTTCGGCGGCGGCTATGGGAGCGGTGGGCGCGGGCCTGGTGGACTGTCACTGCCACGTCTCCACCCTCGAGTTTGACCAG GATCTGGATGATGTGTTGGAGAAAGCCAAGAAG GCCAATGTTATGGCTCTTGTGGCAGTTGCTGAACATTCGGGagaatttgaaaagattatgcaaCTCTCAGAAAG aaacatctatGCCACATAAACTTTCCTATTTGAACCACTCTCAAGCATACCAtgcagtgggattaatcacaatCTCAGTGTCATG GTACAGTGGCTTTGTCTTGCCATGCTTAGGTGTTCACCCAGTTCAAGGGCTCTCACCAGAAGATCAAAGAAGTGTCACATTCGAG GATTTGGATATCGCTTTGCCCATTATTGAGCATTATAAGGATCAGTTGTTGGCAATTTAA
- the LOC143668150 gene encoding putative deoxyribonuclease TATDN3 isoform X9 encodes MHESGRKLKRRPRRRSGPRDASGPSAAAMGAVGAGLVDCHCHVSTLEFDQDLDDVLEKAKKANVMALVAVAEHSGEFEKIMQLSERYSGFVLPCLGVHPVQGLSPEDQRSVTFEVDTPF; translated from the exons ATGCACGAGTCCGGCCGGAAACTCAAGCGCAGGCCGCGACGGCGTTCCGGTCCTAGGGACGCGTCAGGGCCTTCGGCGGCGGCTATGGGAGCGGTGGGCGCGGGCCTGGTGGACTGTCACTGCCACGTCTCCACCCTCGAGTTTGACCAG GATCTGGATGATGTGTTGGAGAAAGCCAAGAAG GCCAATGTTATGGCTCTTGTGGCAGTTGCTGAACATTCGGGagaatttgaaaagattatgcaaCTCTCAGAAAG GTACAGTGGCTTTGTCTTGCCATGCTTAGGTGTTCACCCAGTTCAAGGGCTCTCACCAGAAGATCAAAGAAGTGTCACATTCGAG GTTGATACCCCATTTTGA
- the LOC143668150 gene encoding uncharacterized protein LOC143668150 isoform X2 encodes MRRKEVATGPVLAAHLVARVPESPLVSASPSPRKKRPHSSSISATARFEVQRTLKSSRGTLGTEVRSSVPATVTSFAGGGRTGSEAPAVFSNSNCGRGVWERKSALPLVHKCTSPAGNSSAGRDGVPVLGTRQGLRRRLWERWARAWWTVTATSPPSSLTRIWMMCWRKPRRPMLWLLWQLLNIRENLKRLCNSQKETSMPHKLSYLNHSQAYHAVGLITISVSWYSGFVLPCLGVHPVQGLSPEDQRSVTFEVGLDFSPRFASTDEQKEEQRKVLIRRVQLAKRLNLPLGADKVLLHAFDGRPSVAMEGVSAGYFSIPPSVIRSG; translated from the exons ATGAGAAGGAAAGAGGTGGCAACTGGGCCCGTACTCGCTGCGCATCTCGTAGCGCGGGTTCCCGAATCTCCTCTGGTCAGCGCGTCCCCGAGCCCTCGCAAGAAGCGGCCGCACAGCTCTAGCATTTCCGCCACAGCCCGCTTCGAGGTGCAGCGCACCCTTAAGTCCTCTCGGGGCACACTGGGGACCGAGGTCAGGTCGTCTGTACCGGCCACTGTCACCTCGTTCGCCGGAGGGGGGAGGACCGGCTCCGAAGCCCCCGCCGTTTTTTCCAATTCGAACTGTGGGCGGGGAGTCTGGGAGCGGAAGAGCGCGTTGCCGCTGGTGCACAAATGCACGAGTCCGGCCGGAAACTCAAGCGCAGGCCGCGACGGCGTTCCGGTCCTAGGGACGCGTCAGGGCCTTCGGCGGCGGCTATGGGAGCGGTGGGCGCGGGCCTGGTGGACTGTCACTGCCACGTCTCCACCCTCGAGTTTGACCAG GATCTGGATGATGTGTTGGAGAAAGCCAAGAAG GCCAATGTTATGGCTCTTGTGGCAGTTGCTGAACATTCGGGagaatttgaaaagattatgcaaCTCTCAGAAAG aaacatctatGCCACATAAACTTTCCTATTTGAACCACTCTCAAGCATACCAtgcagtgggattaatcacaatCTCAGTGTCATG GTACAGTGGCTTTGTCTTGCCATGCTTAGGTGTTCACCCAGTTCAAGGGCTCTCACCAGAAGATCAAAGAAGTGTCACATTCGAG GTTGGGCTAGATTTCTCCCCCAGATTTGCCAGCactgatgaacagaaggaagAGCAAAGAAAAGTGCTAATCAGACGGGTCCAATTAGCCAAAAGACTAAATTTGCCTTT aggTGCCGACAAGGTGCTGTTGCATGCATTTGACGGTCGGCCATCTGTAGCCATGGAAGGAGTAAGTGCTGGGTACTTCTCGATTCCTCCTTCTGTCATAAGAAGTGGATAG
- the LOC143668150 gene encoding uncharacterized protein LOC143668150 isoform X3 encodes MRRKEVATGPVLAAHLVARVPESPLVSASPSPRKKRPHSSSISATARFEVQRTLKSSRGTLGTEVRSSVPATVTSFAGGGRTGSEAPAVFSNSNCGRGVWERKSALPLVHKCTSPAGNSSAGRDGVPVLGTRQGLRRRLWERWARAWWTVTATSPPSSLTRIWMMCWRKPRRPMLWLLWQLLNIRENLKRLCNSQKETSMPHKLSYLNHSQAYHAVGLITISVSWYSGFVLPCLGVHPVQGLSPEDQRSVTFEVGLDFSPRFASTDEQKEEQRKVLIRRVQLAKRLNLPLCRQGAVACI; translated from the exons ATGAGAAGGAAAGAGGTGGCAACTGGGCCCGTACTCGCTGCGCATCTCGTAGCGCGGGTTCCCGAATCTCCTCTGGTCAGCGCGTCCCCGAGCCCTCGCAAGAAGCGGCCGCACAGCTCTAGCATTTCCGCCACAGCCCGCTTCGAGGTGCAGCGCACCCTTAAGTCCTCTCGGGGCACACTGGGGACCGAGGTCAGGTCGTCTGTACCGGCCACTGTCACCTCGTTCGCCGGAGGGGGGAGGACCGGCTCCGAAGCCCCCGCCGTTTTTTCCAATTCGAACTGTGGGCGGGGAGTCTGGGAGCGGAAGAGCGCGTTGCCGCTGGTGCACAAATGCACGAGTCCGGCCGGAAACTCAAGCGCAGGCCGCGACGGCGTTCCGGTCCTAGGGACGCGTCAGGGCCTTCGGCGGCGGCTATGGGAGCGGTGGGCGCGGGCCTGGTGGACTGTCACTGCCACGTCTCCACCCTCGAGTTTGACCAG GATCTGGATGATGTGTTGGAGAAAGCCAAGAAG GCCAATGTTATGGCTCTTGTGGCAGTTGCTGAACATTCGGGagaatttgaaaagattatgcaaCTCTCAGAAAG aaacatctatGCCACATAAACTTTCCTATTTGAACCACTCTCAAGCATACCAtgcagtgggattaatcacaatCTCAGTGTCATG GTACAGTGGCTTTGTCTTGCCATGCTTAGGTGTTCACCCAGTTCAAGGGCTCTCACCAGAAGATCAAAGAAGTGTCACATTCGAG GTTGGGCTAGATTTCTCCCCCAGATTTGCCAGCactgatgaacagaaggaagAGCAAAGAAAAGTGCTAATCAGACGGGTCCAATTAGCCAAAAGACTAAATTTGCCTTT gTGCCGACAAGGTGCTGTTGCATGCATTTGA